The following coding sequences are from one Bacteroidales bacterium window:
- the aroF gene encoding 3-deoxy-7-phosphoheptulonate synthase, with the protein MFELFVPMIIRISHQADISFFEKYNKPFYLINWDGYNYLVLSSEIKELSIPDSWYDKIWVFDDDIQLASRKFYSKTREIKIGDYFTTGSDQIILIAGPCSVENEQMIEESAQFIKSLGLASLRAGSYKPRTSPYSFQGLQNHGLKLLAQIKEKYGLCIVTEVRDACHVEEVIWVADVVQVGSKAMYDRSILTQLGKIQKPVLLKRHFGATLQEFVQAAEFILSHGNPNVILCERGIRTFETKTRFTLDLTGVVWLKEHVNLPIILDPSHAMGYAYGVPDLARACLALGVDGLLIEVHPKPEKALSDAKQQLNHEQFSELFVTLKSIAAAIHKKIV; encoded by the coding sequence TTGTTTGAACTTTTTGTTCCTATGATCATTAGGATCTCTCATCAAGCAGATATATCTTTTTTTGAAAAGTATAATAAACCTTTTTACCTGATCAATTGGGATGGTTACAACTATCTTGTTTTGTCTTCGGAAATTAAAGAACTTTCAATTCCAGACTCATGGTACGATAAAATTTGGGTTTTTGATGATGACATTCAGCTTGCATCGCGTAAATTTTATTCCAAAACAAGAGAAATTAAGATCGGTGACTATTTTACGACTGGCAGTGATCAAATCATTCTCATTGCTGGCCCTTGTTCGGTAGAAAATGAACAAATGATTGAAGAATCAGCTCAATTCATTAAGTCACTTGGTTTAGCATCTTTACGAGCAGGTAGTTATAAACCACGAACTTCACCCTATAGTTTTCAAGGGTTGCAGAATCATGGTTTGAAATTGTTAGCACAGATCAAGGAGAAATACGGACTCTGTATTGTGACGGAAGTAAGGGATGCTTGTCATGTGGAAGAAGTAATTTGGGTAGCTGATGTGGTGCAGGTGGGGTCTAAAGCCATGTATGATAGAAGCATTCTTACCCAACTTGGAAAAATCCAAAAGCCAGTGTTGCTTAAACGGCACTTTGGAGCAACATTACAGGAATTTGTACAAGCTGCTGAATTTATTCTTTCTCATGGCAATCCCAATGTAATTCTTTGTGAAAGGGGCATACGGACATTTGAGACGAAAACAAGGTTCACGCTTGATTTAACTGGTGTTGTTTGGTTGAAAGAACATGTAAATCTTCCCATCATACTTGATCCCAGCCACGCTATGGGCTATGCCTATGGTGTTCCCGACTTAGCTAGAGCATGCCTTGCTCTAGGAGTTGATGGCCTTCTCATTGAAGTTCATCCTAAGCCTGAAAAAGCTCTGTCAGATGCCAAACAGCAACTCAATCACGAACAATTTTCAGAATTGTTTGTAACTTTGAAAAGTATCGCAGCAGCAATTCACAAAAAAATTGTCTGA